The Deltaproteobacteria bacterium genomic sequence CCCTCGTCGCACGCGAACCTGCCCACGATGCTCCGCGTCTTCCTGCTCAGCGCGCTGCTCGCGGCGCCGCTCGTGGCGGCCGCCGACATCCCGCCATTGCCGCGCAAGCCCGCCGTGCCCGCGCAGCCGACGACACCCGATCCAGCGCCGCCCGCGCCGGTCGCGACGCCGACGCCGCCCGTGACGCCGCCTGCTCCCTCGCCGCCCTCGCCTGCACCGCAGAAGGATCCCTCGCTCTACGCCACGCCCGACGACCTCGGCTCGCCCACCGACGGCACCGGCTACCTGCTCTTCAAGACCCTGGTCGTGCTGGGCGTGGTGGTCTCGGTCATCTACCTCACGCTCAACGTGGGCGCGCGGAAGCTGCTCAAGCTCGGGCCGCAAGCGAATGCGCTCGTCAAGGTCATCGACCGCGTGCCGCTGGATCCCAAGAAGAGCCTCTACGTGCTCCAGGTGGGCGGCGAGTT encodes the following:
- a CDS encoding flagellar biosynthetic protein FliO — encoded protein: MLRVFLLSALLAAPLVAAADIPPLPRKPAVPAQPTTPDPAPPAPVATPTPPVTPPAPSPPSPAPQKDPSLYATPDDLGSPTDGTGYLLFKTLVVLGVVVSVIYLTLNVGARKLLKLGPQANALVKVIDRVPLDPKKSLYVLQVGGEFLLVGASEQGLNLISKLDGESVQKLLAERLAAQPSSNFLERLNALAKPAPRKPQ